One genomic segment of Oncorhynchus masou masou isolate Uvic2021 unplaced genomic scaffold, UVic_Omas_1.1 unplaced_scaffold_4007, whole genome shotgun sequence includes these proteins:
- the LOC135534846 gene encoding serine/threonine-protein kinase WNK1-like: MAPFPGPCLTQSQQPLEDLDAQLRRALSPETVSVSCVTTQSSLTGMPAGGQPVPFSLEGEPIMSPIAGGFQMGRFQVSVAADQGPHKIEGGSPTKSSSTSSSSSSSSSPENTLHNVSSSPRR, from the exons TCCCAGCAGCCTCTGGAAGACCTGGATGCCCAGCTGAGGAGGGCCCTGAGCCCAGAGACGGTCTCTGTCAGCTGTGTCACCACACAG TCCTCCCTCACTGGGATGCCTGCAGGTGGCCAGCCAG TGCCTTTCTCTCTGGAAGGGGAACCAATCATGTCGCCTATTGCTGGAGGATTCCAAATGGGACGATTCCAG GTCTCTGTGGCTGCAGACCAGGGTCCCCACAAAATCGAAGGTGGGAGCCCCACAaaatcctcctccacctcctcttcctcctcctcttcctccagcccGGAGAACACACTGCACaatgtctcctcctctccacggAGATAA